From a region of the Catalinimonas alkaloidigena genome:
- a CDS encoding PIG-L deacetylase family protein: MRILYIFPHPDDESFGPAASMYLQLKAGHEVFLYTLTKGGATKVRHELGLSIEAMGEVRYQEMVAVENVLGLTGMRVDDFPDGQLAYMDPRVLEQAIQAHIEALQPQVVVTYPVYGISGFHDHLVAHAVIKRVYLELRDRQVPYLKRLAFLALPDNGESPFMGNNFRIKQSPPGHIDCSMPLSDEARNAMREALNCYKTYQKTIAESQVVEKVGDTNHFEFFGESFDPPVTCMTHGLTDPA; this comes from the coding sequence ATGCGCATTCTCTACATTTTTCCTCATCCCGACGACGAGTCGTTTGGCCCGGCGGCTTCCATGTATCTACAACTAAAAGCCGGACACGAAGTTTTTCTCTACACTCTGACGAAAGGCGGCGCGACCAAAGTGCGTCACGAATTGGGACTGAGCATCGAAGCGATGGGGGAGGTGCGTTATCAGGAAATGGTGGCAGTGGAGAACGTGCTGGGCCTGACGGGCATGCGGGTCGACGATTTTCCCGATGGTCAGCTGGCCTACATGGACCCGCGGGTGCTGGAACAAGCCATTCAGGCGCACATCGAGGCCTTGCAGCCGCAGGTGGTGGTGACCTATCCGGTGTACGGCATCAGCGGATTTCACGACCATCTGGTGGCCCATGCGGTTATCAAGCGCGTGTACCTGGAACTGCGCGACCGGCAGGTGCCGTACCTCAAGCGGTTGGCGTTCCTGGCCCTGCCCGACAACGGCGAAAGTCCTTTCATGGGCAATAATTTCCGCATCAAGCAATCGCCTCCGGGTCACATCGACTGTTCGATGCCGCTTTCCGACGAAGCCAGAAACGCGATGCGCGAAGCCCTCAACTGTTACAAGACGTATCAGAAAACCATCGCCGAGTCGCAGGTAGTCGAAAAGGTAGGCGACACCAACCACTTCGAATTTTTCGGAGAATCGTTTGATCCGCCCGTGACGTGCATGACGCACGGCCTGACGGACCCTGCCTGA
- a CDS encoding class I SAM-dependent methyltransferase, with amino-acid sequence MQPAQLRAVLGDIEPFWLQVLLQEQVRPGLRVLDAGCGMGRNLWYPLRIGVLMYGIDTSAEDIAFVQRQAGALGTPTDHFSVASVAALPFPDRFFDAVLCCDVLHFAEDEAHFCRMVGELHRVLRPEGIAYTRLFTHVGLATSAPQHAPFQADEALLHELTQQQRLTLLAPVHTLLSPGVRSQTYWHWRK; translated from the coding sequence ATGCAACCCGCGCAACTTCGTGCTGTGCTCGGCGACATCGAACCGTTCTGGCTTCAAGTGCTTTTGCAGGAACAGGTCCGTCCGGGCTTGCGTGTGCTGGACGCCGGGTGTGGCATGGGGCGCAACCTGTGGTACCCGCTGCGCATCGGCGTGCTCATGTACGGCATCGATACGTCGGCCGAAGACATTGCCTTTGTCCAGCGGCAGGCAGGTGCTTTGGGTACGCCGACGGACCATTTTAGTGTCGCGTCTGTTGCCGCACTGCCCTTTCCCGATCGGTTTTTCGACGCGGTGCTGTGTTGTGATGTGCTCCATTTTGCTGAGGACGAAGCTCATTTTTGTCGTATGGTGGGCGAACTCCACCGCGTGTTGAGGCCGGAGGGGATCGCCTACACCCGTTTGTTCACACATGTAGGATTGGCCACTTCCGCTCCGCAACACGCTCCTTTTCAGGCCGATGAGGCACTTCTCCACGAGCTGACTCAGCAACAGCGACTCACGTTGCTGGCCCCGGTGCATACCTTACTGTCGCCGGGTGTACGCAGCCAGACGTACTGGCACTGGCGGAAATAG